In a single window of the Methanofollis ethanolicus genome:
- a CDS encoding cation diffusion facilitator family transporter, with translation MKQKTARLSVVSNTLLVVTKLAVGCAIGSVGIISEAIHSGIDLVAAGIAFLSIRKASEPADACHRFGHGKFEDFSGLIEAILIFVAAALIIREALGTLLTGSHGLAMDALGFGMAVMLLSAGVNWYVSARLMRAAKETESIALESDAWHLRTDVYTSLAMLAGLVAIRLTGLVVLDAVFALGVAVIIMKAAFDLTRRAFSDLTDHALPPEEEERIRQIICDHSSDVVDFHALRTRRAGSERFIDLHLVVSRADSLQTAYDLVKHIESDIGLEFPRANVSIRVEPCPAECAHCPSICHSGKEEPDRRHGA, from the coding sequence GTGAAGCAGAAGACCGCACGTCTCTCGGTCGTTTCGAACACACTCCTTGTGGTGACGAAACTCGCCGTAGGGTGTGCGATCGGATCGGTCGGTATTATCTCCGAGGCGATCCATTCCGGGATCGACCTTGTGGCCGCGGGTATTGCCTTCCTGTCCATAAGAAAGGCGTCAGAGCCCGCTGACGCCTGCCATCGTTTCGGCCACGGGAAGTTCGAGGACTTTTCCGGCCTCATCGAGGCAATCCTCATCTTCGTGGCGGCCGCTCTCATCATCAGGGAAGCGCTCGGAACCCTCCTTACGGGAAGCCACGGCCTTGCCATGGATGCCCTCGGATTCGGCATGGCCGTGATGCTCCTCTCGGCCGGCGTGAACTGGTATGTCTCGGCCCGCCTGATGCGGGCGGCGAAGGAGACCGAGTCGATCGCCCTTGAAAGCGACGCATGGCACCTGCGGACCGACGTGTACACCTCCCTTGCGATGCTTGCCGGGCTTGTCGCCATCAGGCTTACCGGCCTTGTCGTCCTCGACGCCGTCTTCGCCCTCGGCGTCGCGGTGATCATCATGAAGGCGGCCTTTGACCTGACGCGGCGGGCCTTCTCCGACCTCACCGACCATGCCCTCCCGCCCGAGGAGGAGGAGCGGATCCGGCAGATCATCTGTGACCATTCTTCGGATGTGGTGGACTTCCACGCTCTCAGGACAAGGCGGGCCGGTTCGGAGCGCTTCATCGACCTCCACCTCGTCGTCTCTCGGGCTGATAGTCTTCAGACAGCCTATGACCTGGTGAAACATATCGAGTCCGACATCGGGCTTGAGTTTCCCCGGGCTAATGTCTCGATCCGGGTCGAACCCTGCCCGGCAGAGTGTGCGCACTGCCCCTCGATCTGTCACTCCGGCAAAGAGGAACCGGACCGGCGGCACGGCGCATGA
- a CDS encoding DUF2769 domain-containing protein — MDTFEEKVQAMKNMAPEDVQAAVEKLKSMCICPTCPVARDMGLKYTFFCTRGAEKAQRYEHTVWGTKMV; from the coding sequence ATGGACACCTTTGAGGAGAAAGTCCAGGCAATGAAAAATATGGCGCCTGAAGACGTTCAGGCGGCAGTTGAGAAGTTGAAATCGATGTGCATCTGCCCGACATGCCCGGTTGCACGGGATATGGGGCTGAAGTACACCTTCTTCTGTACTCGGGGGGCGGAAAAGGCGCAACGGTACGAACACACGGTCTGGGGGACGAAGATGGTCTGA